One Candidatus Omnitrophota bacterium DNA segment encodes these proteins:
- a CDS encoding DUF2304 domain-containing protein, producing MDKVQIFSVFVSFFLLWVILHLIKIRRLGIQYSIVWLITGLVLLILSFWRDLLEKMAEWIGIHYPPSLLFLLGFFFSLIILLHFSVIVTQLTEMNKELAQKISLLNLEIEELRKKL from the coding sequence ATGGATAAGGTGCAAATCTTTTCTGTTTTTGTAAGTTTTTTTCTTTTATGGGTTATACTTCATCTCATTAAGATTCGGCGTTTGGGAATTCAGTATAGTATTGTTTGGTTAATTACTGGTTTAGTTTTACTCATCCTTTCTTTCTGGAGAGATTTGCTGGAGAAAATGGCAGAATGGATAGGGATACATTATCCACCTTCTTTGCTTTTTCTCCTGGGATTTTTCTTTTCCTTAATCATTCTTTTACATTTCTCGGTGATTGTTACCCAACTGACGGAGATGAACAAGGAATTGGCGCAGAAAATCAGCCTTTTGAACTTAGAAATAGAAG